A single Cucumis melo cultivar AY chromosome 4, USDA_Cmelo_AY_1.0, whole genome shotgun sequence DNA region contains:
- the LOC103490001 gene encoding 60S ribosomal protein L28-2-like has translation MAAVPGQLIWEIVKRNNSFLVKEFGRGTAGVQFSKEPNNLYNLNSYKHSGLANKKTVTIQPGGKDQSILLATTKSKKQNKPSSLLHKSLMKKEFRRMAKAVTNQVADNYYRPDLKKAALARLSAVNRSLKVAKSGVKKRNRQALKSKK, from the exons ATGGCGGCGGTTCCAGGACAACTAATTTGGGAGATTGTGAAGAGGAACAACTCTTTTTTGGTGAAGGAGTTTGGAAGGGGAACAGCCGGTGTTCAGTTCAGCAAAGAGCCCAACAATTTATACAATCTGAACTCCTACAAGCATTCTG GTTTGGCCAACAAGAAAACTGTCACAATTCAGCCTGGAGGCAAAGATCAATCCATTTTGCTTGCAACAACCAAGAGCAAGAAACAGAACAAACCTTCTTCATTGCTTCATAAATCTTTGATGAAGAAAGAGTTCCGTCGGATGGCAAAAGCTGTAACAAACCAG GTGGCAGACAACTACTACAGGCCAGATCTGAAGAAGGCTGCCTTGGCAAGATTGAGTGCTGTAAACAGGAGCCTCAAGGTTGCTAAGTCTGGTGTTAAGAAGAGGAACAGGCAAGCTTTGAAATCAAAGAAGTGA
- the LOC103490002 gene encoding uncharacterized protein At1g51745-like, with translation MGSFDGSNTTKAIDASVGGLVWVRRRNGSWWPGRIMGLEELSESCLVSPKSGTPVKLLGREDASIDWYNLERSKRVKAFRCGEYDEFIEKAKASVAIASKRAVKYARREDAILQALELESARVGQDQLAFSSKMDTFGGEHDVSTTNSKLKPNSGEVELTNNMSDSEDRFDPMPELSQSGISFEENFSSSMARSGQRRRRTPNDSEDDGTEGVKLMRGLEDLSRGVVSKRKVHAGCIVELVQEDSDVNCNLNTPNCLPNEPPPDDGKVRSSLFKRKRSQVSNVNEISKRKNRHRPLTKVLESTAMLSVPVVCNELPNSCASPLGGLSDGKLSELESNESKKSSSATVNNNSDSTVISCLSPTFSPGRAIGVSERQSSQSSQAEAVCVSNELNNESGSTSSAVADPKSHICKTIEKGSSKWQLKGKRNSRHTKKTLTNDSRNFILIDDKHKTFGASTEDLDGFNVGSDQKVSSSIEEPPFSSNKSKSEPEKLIEDGSNELDSIKCISQDQLNTISKKVTKMKQLPDYSWATPRLLPFRQSRFMDHSKYQRSEFSFTKFGCNSSLYDVELLVKASYKPQHVPLVSLMSKLNCKAVVGHPLTVAALDDGHCDDLLSRSELDLQKIVESSHLVQSNSWKGKTLGKHRGRAVKLRPSQGKASKAKKSGQLSKKTRKLSSLTVQKQFVDDSRPVVEKFKGSFVACIPLKVVFSRINEAVNGPIAL, from the exons ATGGGCAGCTTTGATGGGTCTAATACTACCAAGGCCATTGATGCATCGGTGGGTGGTTTAGTTTGGGTCCGCCGCCGTAATGGGTCGTGGTGGCCTGGCCGGATTATGGGTCTTGAGGAGCTGTCTGAGAGTTGCTTGGTTTCCCCAAAATCAGGTACTCCGGTGAAGCTTCTTGGTCGTGAGGATGCAAGCAT TGACTGGTACAATCTTGAAAGGTCTAAAAGAGTGAAGGCATTTCGATGTGGGGAGTATGATGAATTTATTGAGAAAGCCAAGGCTTCTGTGGCCATTGCCAGTAAGAGAGCAGTAAAATATGCTCGAAGAGAAGATGCAATTCTTCAAGCACTTGAGCTCGAGAGCGCTCGTGTTGGCCAGGATCAACTGGCCTTTAGTTCTAAAATGGATACTTTTGGCGGTGAGCATGATGTCTCTACCACAAACTCCAAACTCAAGCCTAATTCTGGTGAAGTAGAGTTGACTAATAATATGAGTGATTCTGAAGACAGATTTGATCCAATGCCAGAATTATCTCAGTCTGGAATTTCTTTTGAAGAGAATTTTAGTTCTTCAATGGCTCGATCTGGTCAGAGAAGGAGGAGAACTCCAAATGACTCTGAGGATGATGGAACAGAGGGTGTAAAGCTAATGAGAGGGCTTGAGGACCTTAGTAGAGGTGTAGTGTCAAAAAGAAAAGTTCATGCTGGATGCATAGTTGAGCTGGTTCAAGAAGATAGTGATGTAAACTGTAATTTAAATACTCCCAATTGCTTGCCTAATGAACCTCCTCCAGATGACGGCAAAGTCAGGTCATCCCTATTTAAAAGAAAGAGGTCTCAAGTGTCCAATGTTAATGAAATCTCAAAAAGGAAAAACCGACATAGACCATTAACAAAAGTTTTAGAAAGTACAGCGATGTTATCTGTTCCTGTTGTTTGCAATGAACTTCCCAATTCATGTGCTTCACCTCTTGGGGGATTGTCAGATGGAAAGCTTTCTGAACTAGAATCGAATGAGTCAAAGAAGAGTTCCTCTGCGACAGTGAACAATAACTCGGACAGTACCGTAATTTCTT GTCTTTCCCCAACATTTTCCCCTGGGCGTGCCATTGGTGTATCGGAAAGACAATCCAGTCAAAGTAGTCAAGCCGAAGCTGTATGTGTTAGCAATGAACTAAATAATGAATCTGGTTCTACTAGTTCTGCTGTTGCTGATCCAAAGAGCCATATCTGTAAAACAATAGAGAAGGGCAGTTCAAAGTGGCAGCTGAAGGGGAAGAGGAATTCAAGACATACAAAGAAAACTCTAACAAATGACTCAAGAAATTTTATACTCATTGACGATAAGCATAAAACTTTCGGGGCAAGTACGGAGGATCTGGATGGATTCAATGTGGGATCTGATCAGAAAGTTTCCAGTAGCATTGAGGAACCTCCTTTCTCAAGCAATAAATCTAAATCAGAGCCTGAAAAACTTATTGAGGATGGATCAAATGAGTTGGATTCTATTAAGTGTATATCTCAAGACCAACTTAATACTATCAGCAAAAAAGTAACTAAGATGAAGCAGTTGCCTGATTACTCTTGGGCCACTCCAAGGTTGCTCCCTTTTCGCCAATCCCGCTTTATGGATCATTCAAAATACCAAAGGTCagaattttcttttacaaaatttgGCTGTAATTCTTCACTATATGATGTTGAGCTTCTGGTAAAAGCCAGCTATAAGCCACAACATGTTCCACTTGTTTCGTTAATGAGCAAATTAAATTGTAAAGCTGTTGTTGGTCATCCGCTCACTGTCGCGGCCTTGGATGATGGTCACTGTGATGATCTGTTGAGCAGATCTGAACTTGATCTTCAAAAGATTGTGGAAAGTTCCCATTTGGTACAATCAAATTCTTGGAAAGGGAAAACGTTAGGCAAGCACCGTGGCCGTGCAGTTAAACTGCGCCCTTCACAAGGGAAAGCATCAAAGGCAAAGAAATCTGGACAACTATCAAAAAAGACCCGGAAACTGTCTTCACTGACTGTTCAGAAGCAGTTCGTAGATGATAGTAGACCAGTGGTAGAGAAGTTCAAGGGTTCTTTTGTAGCATGTATCCCCCTTAAAGTAGTATTCAGTAGGATAAACGAAGCCGTGAACGGCCCCATTGCCCTTTAA
- the LOC103490003 gene encoding uncharacterized protein LOC103490003 isoform X1: MLLPVGGLGMNTSMDDMNLIQQAQRHHLVVRELGEEIDLEIGHGDDDPSFASTPIIGGPVREPSAEDHDESKHVVLVSQLSNDDQDMSKTQPAKRKKKVVKRWREEWADTYKWAYVDVKDGTARIFCSVCKEYGRKHRRNPYGNEGSRNMQMSALEEHNNSLLHKEALRLQMASKDKIIVDKPIYVKALMSKTAGSIIEAALKRDPNEVEFIQAVQEAVHALERVIAKNSHYVNIMERLLEPERMVLFRVPWVDDRGETHVNRGFRVQFNQALGPCRGGLRFHPSMNLSITKFLGFEQTLKNALSPYKLGGAAGGSDFDPKGKSDNEQIMRFCQSFMNEIYRYLGPDKDLPSEEMGVGTREMGYLFGQYRRLAGHFEGSFTGPRIFWSGSSLRTEATGYGLVFFAQLILADMNKELKGLRCAVSGSGKIAMHVLEKLIAYGALPITVSDSKGYLVDEDGFDYMKISFLRDIKAQQRSLRDYSKTYARSKYYDEAKPWNERCDVAFPCAYHNEIDQADAINLISSGCRILIEGSNMPCTPEAVDVLRKANILIAPAMAAGAGGVVAGELELNHACNLMHWSPEDFESKLQEAMKQTYQRALKAAADFGYQKESPEALVHGAVISAFLSVAQAMTDQGCV, from the exons ATGTTGCTACCGGTCGGTGGATTAGGTATGAATACCTCAATGGATGATATGAACTTGATTCAGCAGGCACAGAGGCATCACTTGGTAGTTCGAGAGCTTGGCGAAGAGATTGATTTGGAAATTGGACATGGAGATGATGATCCTTCATTTGCTAGCACTCCTATAATTGGCGGACCAGTACGAGAACCATCTGCTGAAGATCATGATGAGAGTAAGCACGTGGTATTGGTATCTCAACTTTCCAATGACGACCAAGATATGTCAAAGACACAACCAGccaaaaggaagaagaaggttgTGAAAAGATGGAGAGAGGAATGGGCCGATACATATAAATGGGCTTATGTTGATGTCAAGGATGGAACTGCCAGGATCTTTTGCTCTGTTTGTAAGGAGTATGGAAGGAAGCACAGGAGAAATCCTTACGGAAATGAAGGCAGCCGAAATATGCAGATGAGTGCACTTGAAGAACACAACAACAGTCTACTTCATAAAGAGGCTCTTCGGCTTCAGATGGCCTCAAAAGACAAGATTATTGTTGATAAACCAATATATGTAAAAG CGCTCATGTCAAAAACTGCGGGATCGATTATTGAAGCTGCACTAAAAAGGGATCCTAACGAAGTTGAGTTTATACAAGCAGTACAAGAAGCAGTTCATGCCTTGGAACGGGTTATTGCCAAAAATTCTCA CTATGTCAACATTATGGAGCGCTTGTTAGAACCTGAGCGCATGGTTCTTTTCAGAGTTCCATGGGTGGATGACAGAGGTGAGACACATGTCAATCGAGGCTTTCGAGTTCAATTTAACCAGGCTTTGGGACCTTGTAGGGGAGGTCTTCGTTTTCATCCATCGATGAACTTAAGTATTACCAAGTTTCTTGGTTTTGAACAG ACCTTAAAAAATGCATTATCACCTTACAAATTAGGAGGGGCAGCTGGAGGAAGTGATTTTGACCCGAAGGGAAAAAGTGATAATGAG CAGATTATGCGCTTTTGTCAAAGTTTTATGAACGAGATATATCGCTACTTAGGTCCTGACAAG GACCTTCCTTCTGAGGAGATGGGTGTGGGCACTCGAGAAATGGGATATCTTTTTGGACAATATAGACGGTTAGCAGGTCATTTTGAG GGAAGTTTTACAGGGCCGAGGATATTTTGGTCTGGGTCTAGCCTCCGAACAGAAGCTACTGGATATGGTCTG GTTTTCTTTGCACAGCTAATACTTGCAGATATGAATAAAGAACTTAAAGGACTAAG ATGTGCTGTAAGTGGTTCCGGGAAGATTGCGATGCATGTTCTTGAAAAGCTTATTGCTTATGGTGCCCTTCCCATTACTGTCTCAG ATTCAAAGGGATATTTAGTGGACGAAGATGGATTTGACTACATGAAGATATCCTTTTTGAGAGACATCAAGGCTCAGCAGAGAAGTTTAAG GGACTATTCAAAGACTTATGCCCGATCTAAGTATTATGATGAAGCTAAACCTTGGAATGAAAGGTGCGATGTTGCATTTCCTTGTGCATACCATAATGAAATTGATCAAGCCGATGCGATAAACCTGATTAGTTCTGGCTGTCGTATTCTAATAGAAG GTTCAAATATGCCCTGTACTCCTGAGGCTGTTGATGTGCTGAGAAAAGCTAATATTCTCATTGCTCCTGCAATGGCTGCAGGTGCTGGAGGG GTTGTCGCCGGAGAACTTGAATTAAACCATGCATGTAATTTGATGCATTGGTCTCCGGAGGACTTTGAATCTAAATTGCAG GAAGCTATGAAACAGACTTACCAGAGGGCCCTCAAAGCAGCAGCTGATTTTGGCTACCAAAAAGAGAGTCCTGA GGCTCTTGTACACGGAGCAGTCATTTCTGCTTTTCTGAGTGTTGCTCAAGCAATGACTGATCAAGGTTGTGTATAA
- the LOC103490003 gene encoding uncharacterized protein LOC103490003 isoform X2 gives MLLPVGGLGMNTSMDDMNLIQQAQRHHLVVRELGEEIDLEIGHGDDDPSFASTPIIGGPVREPSAEDHDESKHVVLVSQLSNDDQDMSKTQPAKRKKKVVKRWREEWADTYKWAYVDVKDGTARIFCSVCKEYGRKHRRNPYGNEGSRNMQMSALEEHNNSLLHKEALRLQMASKDKIIVDKPIYVKALMSKTAGSIIEAALKRDPNEVEFIQAVQEAVHALERVIAKNSHYVNIMERLLEPERMVLFRVPWVDDRGETHVNRGFRVQFNQALGPCRGGLRFHPSMNLSITKFLGFEQTLKNALSPYKLGGAAGGSDFDPKGKSDNEIMRFCQSFMNEIYRYLGPDKDLPSEEMGVGTREMGYLFGQYRRLAGHFEGSFTGPRIFWSGSSLRTEATGYGLVFFAQLILADMNKELKGLRCAVSGSGKIAMHVLEKLIAYGALPITVSDSKGYLVDEDGFDYMKISFLRDIKAQQRSLRDYSKTYARSKYYDEAKPWNERCDVAFPCAYHNEIDQADAINLISSGCRILIEGSNMPCTPEAVDVLRKANILIAPAMAAGAGGVVAGELELNHACNLMHWSPEDFESKLQEAMKQTYQRALKAAADFGYQKESPEALVHGAVISAFLSVAQAMTDQGCV, from the exons ATGTTGCTACCGGTCGGTGGATTAGGTATGAATACCTCAATGGATGATATGAACTTGATTCAGCAGGCACAGAGGCATCACTTGGTAGTTCGAGAGCTTGGCGAAGAGATTGATTTGGAAATTGGACATGGAGATGATGATCCTTCATTTGCTAGCACTCCTATAATTGGCGGACCAGTACGAGAACCATCTGCTGAAGATCATGATGAGAGTAAGCACGTGGTATTGGTATCTCAACTTTCCAATGACGACCAAGATATGTCAAAGACACAACCAGccaaaaggaagaagaaggttgTGAAAAGATGGAGAGAGGAATGGGCCGATACATATAAATGGGCTTATGTTGATGTCAAGGATGGAACTGCCAGGATCTTTTGCTCTGTTTGTAAGGAGTATGGAAGGAAGCACAGGAGAAATCCTTACGGAAATGAAGGCAGCCGAAATATGCAGATGAGTGCACTTGAAGAACACAACAACAGTCTACTTCATAAAGAGGCTCTTCGGCTTCAGATGGCCTCAAAAGACAAGATTATTGTTGATAAACCAATATATGTAAAAG CGCTCATGTCAAAAACTGCGGGATCGATTATTGAAGCTGCACTAAAAAGGGATCCTAACGAAGTTGAGTTTATACAAGCAGTACAAGAAGCAGTTCATGCCTTGGAACGGGTTATTGCCAAAAATTCTCA CTATGTCAACATTATGGAGCGCTTGTTAGAACCTGAGCGCATGGTTCTTTTCAGAGTTCCATGGGTGGATGACAGAGGTGAGACACATGTCAATCGAGGCTTTCGAGTTCAATTTAACCAGGCTTTGGGACCTTGTAGGGGAGGTCTTCGTTTTCATCCATCGATGAACTTAAGTATTACCAAGTTTCTTGGTTTTGAACAG ACCTTAAAAAATGCATTATCACCTTACAAATTAGGAGGGGCAGCTGGAGGAAGTGATTTTGACCCGAAGGGAAAAAGTGATAATGAG ATTATGCGCTTTTGTCAAAGTTTTATGAACGAGATATATCGCTACTTAGGTCCTGACAAG GACCTTCCTTCTGAGGAGATGGGTGTGGGCACTCGAGAAATGGGATATCTTTTTGGACAATATAGACGGTTAGCAGGTCATTTTGAG GGAAGTTTTACAGGGCCGAGGATATTTTGGTCTGGGTCTAGCCTCCGAACAGAAGCTACTGGATATGGTCTG GTTTTCTTTGCACAGCTAATACTTGCAGATATGAATAAAGAACTTAAAGGACTAAG ATGTGCTGTAAGTGGTTCCGGGAAGATTGCGATGCATGTTCTTGAAAAGCTTATTGCTTATGGTGCCCTTCCCATTACTGTCTCAG ATTCAAAGGGATATTTAGTGGACGAAGATGGATTTGACTACATGAAGATATCCTTTTTGAGAGACATCAAGGCTCAGCAGAGAAGTTTAAG GGACTATTCAAAGACTTATGCCCGATCTAAGTATTATGATGAAGCTAAACCTTGGAATGAAAGGTGCGATGTTGCATTTCCTTGTGCATACCATAATGAAATTGATCAAGCCGATGCGATAAACCTGATTAGTTCTGGCTGTCGTATTCTAATAGAAG GTTCAAATATGCCCTGTACTCCTGAGGCTGTTGATGTGCTGAGAAAAGCTAATATTCTCATTGCTCCTGCAATGGCTGCAGGTGCTGGAGGG GTTGTCGCCGGAGAACTTGAATTAAACCATGCATGTAATTTGATGCATTGGTCTCCGGAGGACTTTGAATCTAAATTGCAG GAAGCTATGAAACAGACTTACCAGAGGGCCCTCAAAGCAGCAGCTGATTTTGGCTACCAAAAAGAGAGTCCTGA GGCTCTTGTACACGGAGCAGTCATTTCTGCTTTTCTGAGTGTTGCTCAAGCAATGACTGATCAAGGTTGTGTATAA
- the LOC103490003 gene encoding uncharacterized protein LOC103490003 isoform X3, translating into MLLPVGGLGMNTSMDDMNLIQQAQRHHLVVRELGEEIDLEIGHGDDDPSFASTPIIGGPVREPSAEDHDESKHVVLVSQLSNDDQDMSKTQPAKRKKKVVKRWREEWADTYKWAYVDVKDGTARIFCSVCKEYGRKHRRNPYGNEGSRNMQMSALEEHNNSLLHKEALRLQMASKDKIIVDKPIYVKALMSKTAGSIIEAALKRDPNEVEFIQAVQEAVHALERVIAKNSQVPWVDDRGETHVNRGFRVQFNQALGPCRGGLRFHPSMNLSITKFLGFEQTLKNALSPYKLGGAAGGSDFDPKGKSDNEQIMRFCQSFMNEIYRYLGPDKDLPSEEMGVGTREMGYLFGQYRRLAGHFEGSFTGPRIFWSGSSLRTEATGYGLVFFAQLILADMNKELKGLRCAVSGSGKIAMHVLEKLIAYGALPITVSDSKGYLVDEDGFDYMKISFLRDIKAQQRSLRDYSKTYARSKYYDEAKPWNERCDVAFPCAYHNEIDQADAINLISSGCRILIEGSNMPCTPEAVDVLRKANILIAPAMAAGAGGVVAGELELNHACNLMHWSPEDFESKLQEAMKQTYQRALKAAADFGYQKESPEALVHGAVISAFLSVAQAMTDQGCV; encoded by the exons ATGTTGCTACCGGTCGGTGGATTAGGTATGAATACCTCAATGGATGATATGAACTTGATTCAGCAGGCACAGAGGCATCACTTGGTAGTTCGAGAGCTTGGCGAAGAGATTGATTTGGAAATTGGACATGGAGATGATGATCCTTCATTTGCTAGCACTCCTATAATTGGCGGACCAGTACGAGAACCATCTGCTGAAGATCATGATGAGAGTAAGCACGTGGTATTGGTATCTCAACTTTCCAATGACGACCAAGATATGTCAAAGACACAACCAGccaaaaggaagaagaaggttgTGAAAAGATGGAGAGAGGAATGGGCCGATACATATAAATGGGCTTATGTTGATGTCAAGGATGGAACTGCCAGGATCTTTTGCTCTGTTTGTAAGGAGTATGGAAGGAAGCACAGGAGAAATCCTTACGGAAATGAAGGCAGCCGAAATATGCAGATGAGTGCACTTGAAGAACACAACAACAGTCTACTTCATAAAGAGGCTCTTCGGCTTCAGATGGCCTCAAAAGACAAGATTATTGTTGATAAACCAATATATGTAAAAG CGCTCATGTCAAAAACTGCGGGATCGATTATTGAAGCTGCACTAAAAAGGGATCCTAACGAAGTTGAGTTTATACAAGCAGTACAAGAAGCAGTTCATGCCTTGGAACGGGTTATTGCCAAAAATTCTCA AGTTCCATGGGTGGATGACAGAGGTGAGACACATGTCAATCGAGGCTTTCGAGTTCAATTTAACCAGGCTTTGGGACCTTGTAGGGGAGGTCTTCGTTTTCATCCATCGATGAACTTAAGTATTACCAAGTTTCTTGGTTTTGAACAG ACCTTAAAAAATGCATTATCACCTTACAAATTAGGAGGGGCAGCTGGAGGAAGTGATTTTGACCCGAAGGGAAAAAGTGATAATGAG CAGATTATGCGCTTTTGTCAAAGTTTTATGAACGAGATATATCGCTACTTAGGTCCTGACAAG GACCTTCCTTCTGAGGAGATGGGTGTGGGCACTCGAGAAATGGGATATCTTTTTGGACAATATAGACGGTTAGCAGGTCATTTTGAG GGAAGTTTTACAGGGCCGAGGATATTTTGGTCTGGGTCTAGCCTCCGAACAGAAGCTACTGGATATGGTCTG GTTTTCTTTGCACAGCTAATACTTGCAGATATGAATAAAGAACTTAAAGGACTAAG ATGTGCTGTAAGTGGTTCCGGGAAGATTGCGATGCATGTTCTTGAAAAGCTTATTGCTTATGGTGCCCTTCCCATTACTGTCTCAG ATTCAAAGGGATATTTAGTGGACGAAGATGGATTTGACTACATGAAGATATCCTTTTTGAGAGACATCAAGGCTCAGCAGAGAAGTTTAAG GGACTATTCAAAGACTTATGCCCGATCTAAGTATTATGATGAAGCTAAACCTTGGAATGAAAGGTGCGATGTTGCATTTCCTTGTGCATACCATAATGAAATTGATCAAGCCGATGCGATAAACCTGATTAGTTCTGGCTGTCGTATTCTAATAGAAG GTTCAAATATGCCCTGTACTCCTGAGGCTGTTGATGTGCTGAGAAAAGCTAATATTCTCATTGCTCCTGCAATGGCTGCAGGTGCTGGAGGG GTTGTCGCCGGAGAACTTGAATTAAACCATGCATGTAATTTGATGCATTGGTCTCCGGAGGACTTTGAATCTAAATTGCAG GAAGCTATGAAACAGACTTACCAGAGGGCCCTCAAAGCAGCAGCTGATTTTGGCTACCAAAAAGAGAGTCCTGA GGCTCTTGTACACGGAGCAGTCATTTCTGCTTTTCTGAGTGTTGCTCAAGCAATGACTGATCAAGGTTGTGTATAA